A window of the Syntrophothermus lipocalidus DSM 12680 genome harbors these coding sequences:
- a CDS encoding hydroxymethylglutaryl-CoA synthase family protein gives MVGITAFGAYIPYNRLDRKHLKAAFGGSVPKGEKAVANYDEDSLTMAAQAALDCVTPLDPKTIDVLYFATTTSPYREKQGASTIAGVLDLRRDVRVADFTDSLRAGSAAMLAAIDAARNGSQVMVTMGDCRLGAAAGAQEANFGDGACAFVMGSENVIAEVLGSYSVSVDFHDLWRSQDDKFVRSWEERFCVTQGYNKFVSQAANGVMAKTGLAPKDFAKAVIYGHIPRNQLDIARRLGFNAEQVQDSLFEKIGNTGVACAPMMLAAALEEAQPGDKILFVSYGEGSDAIVFQVTENIKGFTGPRGVKGYLDRKKVTMNYEKYLRWRELITTEPARRPLQKRSSLPDYYRNYKKNLAFYGCQCMACGTPQFPPSRICIQCQAVDQMKDYRFYGRTARVATYTVDYLAESLDPPTVVAVVDFEGGGRMFCYLVDCDPDAVNVGMEVEMSFRRLFVADGIHTYFWKATPKIG, from the coding sequence ATGGTGGGAATTACCGCCTTCGGGGCATATATTCCGTACAATAGACTGGACAGGAAACACCTCAAGGCCGCCTTCGGTGGTTCGGTACCTAAAGGGGAAAAGGCCGTGGCTAACTACGACGAAGACAGCTTGACTATGGCAGCGCAGGCTGCCCTGGACTGTGTTACTCCCTTGGACCCAAAGACTATAGATGTTCTGTACTTTGCCACCACTACCTCACCCTACCGAGAGAAGCAGGGGGCAAGTACGATCGCGGGGGTGTTAGACCTGCGCCGCGACGTACGGGTAGCGGATTTTACCGATTCTTTGCGAGCCGGTTCGGCGGCCATGCTGGCAGCAATAGATGCAGCTCGAAACGGCAGCCAGGTAATGGTAACTATGGGAGACTGCAGGTTAGGGGCAGCGGCCGGAGCACAAGAGGCTAACTTTGGAGATGGGGCCTGTGCTTTTGTTATGGGGAGCGAAAACGTTATAGCGGAGGTGTTGGGCAGTTACAGCGTGAGCGTTGATTTCCACGATCTGTGGCGCTCCCAAGACGACAAGTTTGTTCGGAGCTGGGAAGAACGGTTTTGTGTAACCCAGGGCTATAACAAGTTTGTTTCCCAGGCCGCCAACGGGGTTATGGCGAAGACAGGGTTGGCCCCTAAAGACTTTGCCAAAGCCGTGATTTATGGTCACATCCCCCGCAACCAGCTGGATATAGCTCGCAGACTCGGTTTCAATGCCGAACAGGTGCAAGACAGCTTGTTTGAAAAGATAGGCAATACCGGAGTGGCTTGTGCTCCGATGATGCTGGCTGCGGCTTTGGAAGAGGCTCAGCCAGGGGATAAGATTCTGTTTGTTTCTTATGGCGAAGGTAGTGACGCCATTGTCTTTCAGGTAACTGAAAACATTAAGGGTTTCACGGGTCCGCGAGGAGTCAAGGGCTATCTGGATCGCAAGAAAGTGACCATGAACTACGAAAAATACCTGCGGTGGCGCGAGTTGATAACCACGGAACCGGCGAGGAGACCTTTACAGAAGCGTTCCTCCCTACCGGACTATTACCGCAACTACAAGAAAAACCTGGCTTTTTACGGGTGCCAGTGCATGGCCTGCGGTACTCCCCAATTTCCCCCGAGCCGCATATGCATCCAGTGCCAGGCAGTCGACCAGATGAAAGACTACCGTTTCTATGGCAGAACAGCTCGGGTAGCTACCTATACTGTCGATTACCTGGCAGAATCTCTAGACCCGCCAACAGTCGTAGCGGTAGTGGACTTTGAAGGTGGCGGGCGGATGTTCTGTTACCTGGTGGACTGTGACCCGGATGCCGTCAATGTCGGCATGGAGGTCGAAATGTCGTTTAGGAGGCTGTTTGTGGCAGACGGGATTCACACCTACTTCTGGAAAGCAACGCCCAAAATAGGGTAG
- a CDS encoding 3-hydroxyacyl-CoA dehydrogenase family protein has translation MAISKLGVLGAGAMGAGIAQISAQAGLKVVLVDIDQKFVDRGLQTMNKNWEKDASKGKITQEDKERFLGNIQTSLDKSALKDCELVIEAIIENIDIKKQAFRELGEICSPSTVLATNTSGLSITEIGAASGRPDRVVGMHFFNPVPVMRLVEVIPGEETTEETVELAMEVSRIIGKTPIRAKEAPGFIVNRLLVPYLNDAAHAYQEGVASAEDIDLAMKLGANMPIGPLALCDLVGIDVLLMVVEHFYKEFGDPKFRPALALKQKVRAGHFGVKTGKGFFDYTKK, from the coding sequence ATGGCCATCAGTAAGCTCGGAGTCTTGGGGGCCGGGGCCATGGGGGCAGGCATCGCCCAGATCAGTGCCCAGGCAGGACTCAAAGTGGTTCTAGTAGACATTGACCAAAAGTTTGTAGACCGAGGCCTCCAGACTATGAACAAGAATTGGGAAAAGGACGCGAGCAAGGGCAAGATAACCCAGGAAGATAAGGAAAGGTTCTTAGGCAATATTCAAACCAGCCTGGATAAAAGCGCATTGAAGGATTGTGAATTGGTAATCGAAGCCATTATCGAGAACATAGACATCAAGAAACAGGCGTTTCGTGAGTTAGGGGAGATCTGTTCACCATCAACGGTGCTGGCTACGAACACGTCAGGCCTAAGCATAACTGAAATCGGTGCTGCCAGCGGACGGCCTGATCGGGTCGTGGGGATGCACTTTTTCAATCCTGTGCCGGTGATGCGTTTGGTGGAGGTAATACCGGGAGAAGAGACGACCGAAGAAACGGTAGAGTTGGCGATGGAAGTGTCGCGGATAATCGGCAAAACGCCGATCCGAGCCAAAGAAGCACCTGGCTTCATAGTCAATCGTCTTCTGGTTCCTTACCTCAACGACGCGGCCCATGCTTATCAGGAAGGCGTAGCTTCAGCCGAGGACATCGACCTGGCTATGAAGCTGGGAGCGAATATGCCTATCGGACCTTTGGCACTGTGTGATTTAGTAGGCATAGACGTTCTCCTCATGGTTGTCGAGCACTTCTACAAAGAGTTCGGTGATCCCAAGTTCCGGCCGGCATTAGCCTTGAAGCAGAAGGTTAGGGCAGGGCACTTTGGGGTCAAGACGGGCAAAGGCTTTTTTGACTACACCAAGAAATAA
- a CDS encoding CoA-transferase subunit beta, with protein MAEYAKDYTLPELMAATVAREFKDGEIAFIGVGMPLIAASVAKFTHAPNFNIMVEFGAFAYSPRRLPLCVDCAVNCERAYWTGTLRDVMSAQQAGFVDVACISGAQIDKYGNLNSTCIGDYYKPKVRLAGSGGANDLASSAKRTVIMMRQEGRRFVNKCDYITSPGYLDGPGAREKAGLPGGGPAAVITTMGVFRFDEETKEMYLEKIHPGVKLEDIKASVQWDLAVSPNLEVTEPPTEEQVLVMRTLDPVMVYLGNGRDVLAGDFERFIKMFEDSYPVMTELLKKKGMI; from the coding sequence ATGGCGGAGTACGCAAAAGACTATACTTTGCCTGAACTAATGGCGGCTACTGTGGCCCGCGAATTCAAGGACGGAGAAATAGCGTTCATTGGTGTGGGTATGCCCCTGATAGCAGCATCGGTAGCGAAGTTCACCCACGCTCCCAACTTCAATATAATGGTGGAGTTCGGCGCGTTTGCGTATTCACCCCGGCGATTGCCTCTGTGCGTTGACTGTGCTGTCAATTGTGAAAGAGCGTACTGGACTGGAACTTTACGCGATGTCATGAGCGCCCAGCAGGCGGGGTTCGTGGATGTGGCGTGCATAAGCGGAGCACAGATCGATAAGTATGGTAATTTGAATTCTACCTGTATAGGCGATTACTACAAACCAAAAGTTCGGCTAGCTGGTAGCGGCGGCGCTAATGACCTGGCGTCTTCGGCTAAGAGGACAGTCATTATGATGCGGCAAGAGGGGAGGCGCTTTGTTAACAAATGCGACTACATCACCTCTCCAGGATACTTGGACGGTCCCGGTGCTCGTGAAAAGGCAGGGCTACCCGGAGGGGGCCCGGCTGCGGTGATAACCACCATGGGAGTCTTTCGGTTTGATGAAGAAACCAAGGAAATGTACCTGGAGAAGATTCACCCTGGGGTCAAGCTGGAAGACATCAAGGCGTCGGTGCAGTGGGATCTGGCGGTTTCGCCTAACTTAGAAGTAACAGAGCCGCCGACCGAAGAACAGGTGCTGGTGATGCGTACTTTGGACCCGGTCATGGTCTATCTGGGTAATGGGCGGGACGTATTAGCCGGGGATTTCGAAAGGTTCATTAAGATGTTTGAGGACAGCTACCCGGTGATGACAGAGCTTTTGAAGAAAAAAGGAATGATATGA
- a CDS encoding CoA transferase subunit A, producing the protein MKFEPVTGDKGKAKPLANKVMTAKEAVSTFIKEGCYLGINVSAAPAALIWEIVRQRIGNLRVVITSQIGMSSVLLGCGLVSKLEMAYNWGGIEGEDRVFRRAAEHGVPRPVELEEYSNFGAALRWQAGAMGVPFMPTKSQLGTDIIKYNPKIKVIEDPYNGEPIALVPASNPDVAIIHAQRADEIGNVQCLGLYGNSDVLARAARHVIVSVEEIVTQGEIRRMPNLTTIPYIYVDAIVHAPFGAHWRESNYYYHHDLAYGLEVYKQWATKEGFDAWVEKYIYGTKDWDEYCKMVGYDRLYRLMQSEHRFQKYGEVRW; encoded by the coding sequence ATGAAGTTCGAACCTGTAACTGGCGACAAGGGCAAAGCAAAACCGCTGGCCAACAAGGTTATGACTGCCAAGGAGGCCGTATCGACTTTCATAAAGGAAGGATGCTATTTAGGAATTAACGTGAGCGCTGCCCCGGCTGCTCTAATCTGGGAGATAGTTCGTCAGCGCATCGGGAACCTCCGAGTTGTCATTACCAGCCAGATAGGCATGTCTTCCGTGCTTCTAGGGTGTGGGCTGGTATCAAAGCTGGAAATGGCATACAACTGGGGAGGAATAGAAGGGGAAGACCGGGTTTTTAGGAGGGCGGCGGAACATGGAGTCCCGCGGCCTGTAGAGTTAGAGGAATACAGCAATTTCGGCGCGGCTTTGAGGTGGCAGGCGGGAGCCATGGGAGTTCCGTTCATGCCGACGAAGTCTCAGTTGGGGACAGATATCATCAAGTACAATCCTAAAATAAAGGTCATCGAAGACCCGTACAACGGCGAACCGATTGCGCTGGTTCCTGCTTCTAACCCTGATGTCGCCATAATCCACGCGCAGAGGGCAGATGAGATCGGAAACGTCCAGTGTCTAGGATTATATGGGAACAGCGATGTTTTGGCCCGAGCGGCACGCCATGTAATCGTATCGGTTGAAGAAATTGTTACCCAAGGGGAAATCCGAAGAATGCCAAACCTGACTACTATCCCGTATATTTACGTCGACGCGATAGTGCATGCTCCTTTCGGCGCCCACTGGCGTGAGTCCAATTACTATTATCATCACGATCTAGCATACGGGTTAGAGGTCTACAAACAGTGGGCTACCAAAGAAGGGTTTGACGCCTGGGTGGAAAAGTACATCTACGGTACCAAAGATTGGGACGAATACTGTAAGATGGTAGGCTATGACCGGCTGTACCGGTTGATGCAGAGCGAGCACCGGTTCCAGAAGTACGGGGAAGTGAGGTGGTAA